In Stigmatella aurantiaca, a single genomic region encodes these proteins:
- a CDS encoding 3-deoxy-D-manno-octulosonic acid transferase — MRLLYILASYALFALLFPVLSVYRKTRQGLGQRLGFYAPGVLPKGPGPMLWLHGASAGDLLALSPMFGPLRERFPGCRILLSTTTNTGFLMARDRLAKQIDGVVYAPYDLWGATRRAVKAIQPDLLVLEYTEIWPNLIRAAKRQGVGIALTNGRFSPKNLGKYRWLFALIGNPLRDMDLFLMRQEEEAGRARQLGAPEARVWVTGNTKFDALTAAPAPEDEALRRALGLPEGGQVLMAGSTHEGEEAPLLSVYRRLLPVHPGLRLVIAPRYIDRAERILGLARDAGLTAGLRSKGNPEGGQVVVLDTMGELGRAYRLATLVFVGGSFTKRGGQNILEPAGQGKPVLYGPHMDNFRDSVQVLEGHGGLQVQDAEDFYRRVSELLSRPEALQALGAQARQTVSQISGASRRNVEHMGALLAQVSSPPMEKKE; from the coding sequence ATGCGCCTCCTGTACATCCTCGCCAGCTACGCGCTCTTCGCGCTCCTGTTCCCGGTGCTCTCGGTGTACCGGAAGACGCGCCAGGGGCTGGGGCAGCGGCTGGGGTTCTACGCGCCGGGCGTGCTGCCGAAGGGCCCCGGGCCCATGCTCTGGCTCCATGGGGCGAGCGCGGGAGACCTGCTGGCGCTCTCGCCGATGTTCGGGCCGCTGAGGGAGCGTTTTCCGGGCTGCCGGATCCTGCTCTCCACGACGACGAACACGGGCTTCCTGATGGCGAGGGACCGGCTGGCGAAGCAGATCGACGGGGTGGTGTACGCCCCTTACGACTTGTGGGGCGCCACGCGCCGGGCGGTGAAGGCCATCCAGCCGGACCTGCTGGTGCTGGAGTACACGGAGATCTGGCCCAACCTCATCCGCGCGGCGAAGCGCCAGGGCGTGGGCATCGCGCTGACCAACGGGCGCTTCTCGCCGAAGAACCTGGGCAAGTACCGGTGGCTCTTCGCGCTGATCGGCAATCCGCTCCGGGACATGGACCTGTTCCTGATGCGTCAGGAAGAGGAGGCCGGAAGGGCCCGGCAATTGGGAGCGCCCGAGGCGCGCGTCTGGGTCACGGGCAACACGAAGTTCGACGCCCTGACGGCGGCCCCGGCCCCGGAGGACGAGGCGCTGCGGCGGGCGCTGGGGCTGCCCGAGGGCGGCCAGGTGCTGATGGCGGGAAGCACCCACGAGGGCGAGGAAGCCCCGCTCCTGTCCGTGTACCGCCGCTTGCTCCCGGTGCACCCCGGGCTCCGGCTGGTGATTGCCCCTAGGTACATCGACCGGGCCGAGCGCATCCTGGGGCTGGCCCGGGATGCGGGGCTGACGGCGGGGCTGAGATCGAAGGGCAATCCCGAAGGCGGGCAGGTGGTGGTGCTCGACACGATGGGGGAGCTGGGGCGGGCGTACCGGCTGGCCACCTTGGTGTTCGTCGGCGGCTCGTTCACGAAGCGGGGCGGACAGAACATCCTGGAGCCCGCGGGGCAGGGCAAGCCGGTGCTCTACGGGCCGCACATGGACAACTTCCGGGACAGCGTGCAGGTGCTGGAGGGGCACGGAGGCCTCCAGGTCCAAGATGCGGAGGACTTCTACCGCCGGGTGTCGGAGCTGCTGTCCCGGCCGGAGGCCCTCCAGGCGCTCGGGGCACAAGCGCGGCAGACGGTGAGCCAGATTTCCGGGGCGAGTCGGCGAAACGTGGAGCACATGGGAGCGCTCCTGGCCCAGGTGTCCTCCCCTCCCATGGAAAAGAAGGAGTAA